From Eulemur rufifrons isolate Redbay unplaced genomic scaffold, OSU_ERuf_1 scaffold_123, whole genome shotgun sequence, a single genomic window includes:
- the LOC138379696 gene encoding uncharacterized protein, producing MQTSGFWGGSERTGYGGLVVTLVSALGPLVSQALGQGGNCKGQGTQRLREPSPTCRSALEPPQLPTGPDREDNTAPGAALRGCDVVCAAPPAPPTARRPGPAGDCKSHQAPRRLHRLAVAGKGGSGTKPAEGGWDRSTCGGVVSRQDRIASTGGCNFAEHQLPELNTPAFHAGSFGELWPGRLRGAGDLSLREPPAPALPGRGEVADWDPEDAAVARIWAAAWRRWPMRAVCGLDKMKCFEEGEDPEVIWRILTW from the exons ATGCAAACTTCGGGCTTTTGGGGAGGTTCTGAAAGGACCGGATATGGAGGGCTGGTCGTGACCCTGGTGTCAGCCCTGGGCCCCCTTGTCTCTCAGGCTCTAGGGCAGGGCG GTAACTGCAAGGGGCAGGGGACTCAGCGGCTCCGGGAACCCAGCCCGACCTGCCGCAGCGCGCTAGAGCCGCCCCAGCTCCCTACAGGGCCGGACAGGGAGGACAACACGGCCCCGGGCGCGGCTCTGCGGGGCTGTGATGTAGTGTGTGCAGCCCCGCCCGCGCCGCCCACCGCTCGCAGGCCGGGCCCCGCTGGCGACTGCAAGTCCCATCAGGCTCCGCGACGCCTTCATCGCCTGGCAGTTGCCGGGAAGGGAGGGAGTGGAACGAAACCGGCTGAAGGCGGCTGGGACCGTTCAACCTGCGGCGGGGTTGTCAGCAGGCAGGACCGGATCGCCAGCACTGGTGGCTGCAACTTTGCAGAGCACCAGCTTCCCGAACTAAACACGCCCGCTTTCCATGCGGGCTCCTTTGGGGAGCTGTGGCCTGGCCGGCTGCGCGGGGCCGGGGACTTGTCGCTGAGGGAGCCCCCGGCCCCCGCGCTGCCCGGGCGTGGAGAGGTCGCGGACTGGGACCCGGAGGATGCCGCGGTGGCCAGgatctgggctgcagcctggaggCGGTGGCCGATGAGGGCGGTGTGCGG ccttgataaaatgaaatgctttgaGGAAGGCGAGGATCCAGAAGTCATCTGGAGGATCCTGACCTGGTGA